In the Bacillus amyloliquefaciens DSM 7 = ATCC 23350 genome, TCCCGGACAGGGATCACAATATATCGGTATGGGAAAAGACCTGTACGAACGTGAAGAAGCGTCAAAACGTATTTTTGATGAAGCGGATGAAACGCTTGAAACAAAGCTGAGCTCGCTCATTTTTGAAGGTGACGCTGAGGAATTAACCCTTACATACAATGCGCAGCCTGCGCTGTTGACAACAAGCATTGCCGTATTGGAAAAGTTTAAAGAATCCGGCATCACACCGGATTTCACAGCCGGACACAGTCTCGGAGAATATTCGGCGCTTGTTGCGGCGGGAGCGATGACATTTAAAGATGCCGTTTACACGGTAAGAAAACGGGGAGAATTCATGAATGAAGCCGTGCCTGCGGGAGAAGGCGCAATGGCCGCTATTCTGGGGATGGATGCGGAGTCCTTGAAAAAGGTGACGGATCAAGTGACAGAAAACGGCCATCTCGTACAGCTTGCAAACCTGAACTGTCCCGGCCAGATCGTGATTTCCGGAACGGCAAAAGGCGTGGAGCTGGCTTCAGAAGAA is a window encoding:
- the fabD gene encoding ACP S-malonyltransferase — encoded protein: MSKIAFLFPGQGSQYIGMGKDLYEREEASKRIFDEADETLETKLSSLIFEGDAEELTLTYNAQPALLTTSIAVLEKFKESGITPDFTAGHSLGEYSALVAAGAMTFKDAVYTVRKRGEFMNEAVPAGEGAMAAILGMDAESLKKVTDQVTENGHLVQLANLNCPGQIVISGTAKGVELASEEAKNNGAKRAIPLEVSGPFHSELMKPAAQKLEDVLSACDVKNAAVPVISNVSADVMTDKDDIKKKLIEQLYSPVRFEETINKLIDEGVTTFVEIGPGKVLSGLVKKVNRRLKTIAVSDQETIELAIQTLKEENQDA